A stretch of DNA from Phycisphaerales bacterium AB-hyl4:
GTTCGCGCACCCAGCGCTGGTTGATCAGCAGGTCGCTGTTCATCAGCTTCGGACCCGAGTGCGTATGCGTCGCGGCGATGACGATCCGATGCTCGGGGATCGCCGTCCGCCCCGACACGCGCTTGCGGACGACGCGGGCAACGTCTTCGTGAATCACGCACACGTCCACAGCACAGAAAATGCTCTTCTGCCGACGATCGTCGAACACGACCGCATACGCCTTAAGCGGGTCGTGCACCCCGGTCGCCAATCGATCCGGCACGGCGTAGCCGGTCAACTCACACCCCTCAGGCGGCGTAATGTCGATCGATGCAAAACCTGAAAGAAAGATACTCATGATTCCCCTTCACGCTCGGGCACCGTTGCGGTCGAATCAGTCGACTCAAGCCTGCAATGTGATGCGACCATAGATCGCCAGTTCCGGCACGGTCACGCAGACGAAGCCGTCGCTCGTCTCGCTCACCTGCGTTGTCGGCTCGCCATCGACCAGCACGGTCCGATCCTTCACCATCGCCTTATCGAGGTAGACGCGAACGTTCTGCATCGGCAGGTATTCATCAATCGCGCCCTGCGTATCGCCCGTGTCTTTGGTTCGGTAGGCCATCGCCATCCGCCGCATCTTCTCATCCGGAAAGTCGTCGCGCACGCCCGTACGCGTGAGCGGCTCGATGTTGTTCCGTCGCGCGAAGAGCATGCCGTTGTACCAACGGTTCGTGTTGGTCATGTTGACCAGGTGGACGTTGATTCGGTCGTCGGCCGCCTGCTTCATGACCGTCAGCTCAAGCGACTTGGGCGCATCACTGTACACCTCCAGCGAGTCCGTGCCGAGCAGCAGCGAACGCAACATCTGCGTGAAGTAGCGCAACGGCCGCATGGAAAAGTTGTAGAACATGTCGCCGCTGAAGTAGATCGCCCGTCCCTTGCCGAACGTGTTGACCGTGATGCAAGGCTCGTCATACTCGCCGATGATCTCACGGCCCATGTTCACGCAACCCTGGTCCGTGCCCTCGCGCACTTCCAGCCAGTTCGCCATCACCTCGGCCGAGTCCGGCCGTATGGAAAACCAGGGCACGTGCAGAATCTCGGAGTCGATCAGTTCCGACAGCAGCGGGTGCCCGGTGAGCTTGAACGGCTGGCGCTTCCATTTCTCTCGGCCGGTGACGATCTTCTCCGCCAGCGGCAGCGTGCCGTTGAGCGATACGCCGAACACGTCCGCGAGGCCGAAGTCGCCGCGGAATCGCTCGTCGGCGTCGTAGAGCGATGTCTCGTAGCTGGCGAGGATCGTGCCGCCGTCGGCGACATAGTCGCGCACCGCCTTCACCGATGCGTCGGACATGCAGGCGACGTTCGGCAGCAGCACCGCCTTGTGCTTGGCAAGCTGCTCCTTCGTCAGGTCTTCATCCAGCAGCGGGCGGGACGGCACGTGCATGTACGTCAGCGCCTGCTCAGCGCCCTGGTAGGACGTCAGGAACGACGCCGGGTTTCGACCGGCGTAGTTGTCGCGCGTCAGCCGACTGTAGACCACGCCCACCGAGGCCAGCGGCTCGGAGTCGGCAAAGTAAGGCAGGTCGGGCTGAAGCTTCCGGCAGGTGTCAATGTAAACCTGTGTGCGACGCTCGTGCGGCCGACCGTCCTCGTCCATGGTTGAGTGAATGTTGACCCAACTGCCGTGTGCCAACGACAGGTAGGCAAGCGTTTCCGTTTCGATCGCGGAAGGCTCAGCGTGGGCATAGCCGCCGCCGAAGATCAGCTCGAAATTCTTGAGGATGCAGCCGGGGTTGTATCCCGTGATGGCTCGGCCGAACTTCAGGTTCAGCGAGACGTCCAACAGGTTGTAAATGAGGAAGACCGACTCGTAGCACATGCTGTCGATGACGCCACGCATCGACGCCGGGTTGGGCGTGCTTGCGATGGCCTGGTCCACGGGCCGGGCGACCATGTTGGCGGTCACCAGCAGCTTCTCGTCGACCTGCTTGATCGTCTCGCGCAGCATCTGCAGGTGGGGCACGGAAATCTGCTGCTGCCAGGCGACGAACTGCCGCCACTGCGGGTCGTCCCAGTCTTCGCGCGGCGCCTTGCTCAGGCCGGAGACTTTCTCCCATTCCGCCTGGCAGTATTCGCAGGTGATAACGCCCGTCGCCGCGTCGACGGGCACGCGATGCACCGGCGTGTCGATCACGACCCCGTCCACCGGGTATCGCTCACACAACGCCTGCACGCTCTCCTGCACGCCTTTAACGAACAGCGGGTTGAACAGGCAGACTTCATGCCCGCCAAGCTTCACGCCTTCAATTTCCCAGTGCGCCCCCTGCCGTTTGAACGCGTCCCAATTCTGCTTGATGAACTCGGCCTTGCCCTCCCGGCCGCCATTGCCGGAAAACCCGATCACGAACCGGATGCCCTTTTCGTGACAGGCGGCGATCAACTCGTCAAAGAAACTGTCGCGCTCCTCCAGAGCCGGATGTCGTTGATGCATGCCGGCATTGATCGGAAACCAGTTCTCCGGCCCGCCCCAGTTCAACACCTGTATGCCGCCCTCGACGAGCTGGTTCACCAGCTCATCGATCGGCGTATTAACCCAATTGCCTTGCGAGGGGATGTACTTCGGCCAGTAGCACATGTGA
This window harbors:
- a CDS encoding beta-galactosidase trimerization domain-containing protein is translated as MTSSMQSTAAYTREHWSKWFCRDLFHMCYWPKYIPSQGNWVNTPIDELVNQLVEGGIQVLNWGGPENWFPINAGMHQRHPALEERDSFFDELIAACHEKGIRFVIGFSGNGGREGKAEFIKQNWDAFKRQGAHWEIEGVKLGGHEVCLFNPLFVKGVQESVQALCERYPVDGVVIDTPVHRVPVDAATGVITCEYCQAEWEKVSGLSKAPREDWDDPQWRQFVAWQQQISVPHLQMLRETIKQVDEKLLVTANMVARPVDQAIASTPNPASMRGVIDSMCYESVFLIYNLLDVSLNLKFGRAITGYNPGCILKNFELIFGGGYAHAEPSAIETETLAYLSLAHGSWVNIHSTMDEDGRPHERRTQVYIDTCRKLQPDLPYFADSEPLASVGVVYSRLTRDNYAGRNPASFLTSYQGAEQALTYMHVPSRPLLDEDLTKEQLAKHKAVLLPNVACMSDASVKAVRDYVADGGTILASYETSLYDADERFRGDFGLADVFGVSLNGTLPLAEKIVTGREKWKRQPFKLTGHPLLSELIDSEILHVPWFSIRPDSAEVMANWLEVREGTDQGCVNMGREIIGEYDEPCITVNTFGKGRAIYFSGDMFYNFSMRPLRYFTQMLRSLLLGTDSLEVYSDAPKSLELTVMKQAADDRINVHLVNMTNTNRWYNGMLFARRNNIEPLTRTGVRDDFPDEKMRRMAMAYRTKDTGDTQGAIDEYLPMQNVRVYLDKAMVKDRTVLVDGEPTTQVSETSDGFVCVTVPELAIYGRITLQA